The Pseudanabaena galeata CCNP1313 genome includes a region encoding these proteins:
- a CDS encoding Uma2 family endonuclease, which translates to MVQATVNSLSLEEFLATPETEPESEFFDREIIQKPMPKGKHSAIQSEFTSWINSSLRLKRIARAFSELRCTFGGMSIVPDISIFRWDRIVRDTNGEIANVFNLPPDWMIEILSPDQRQTKLVKKILFALKNGTEIAWLLDPDDKVIFIYRANQALQIYDRPEQVLPMPDFASDLQLTVETIFSWLSE; encoded by the coding sequence ATGGTACAAGCTACTGTTAACTCTTTGTCTTTAGAAGAATTTCTTGCCACCCCTGAAACTGAGCCAGAGAGTGAATTTTTTGACCGTGAGATTATTCAGAAGCCGATGCCCAAAGGAAAACATAGCGCCATTCAAAGCGAATTTACATCTTGGATCAATAGTTCCTTAAGGTTAAAGCGTATTGCCAGAGCTTTCTCAGAATTGCGTTGTACCTTTGGCGGGATGTCCATCGTGCCAGATATATCGATTTTTCGGTGGGATCGGATCGTGCGCGATACCAATGGCGAAATCGCTAATGTTTTTAACCTTCCTCCCGACTGGATGATTGAAATTTTGTCACCAGATCAACGGCAAACTAAATTAGTCAAGAAAATACTATTTGCTCTTAAAAATGGTACTGAGATAGCATGGTTACTCGATCCTGACGACAAAGTAATCTTTATCTATCGTGCTAATCAGGCTCTGCAAATATACGATCGCCCTGAACAAGTTTTACCAATGCCAGACTTTGCCAGTGATTTGCAATTAACCGTAGAAACTATTTTTAGCTGGCTCAGTGAATGA
- a CDS encoding STAS domain-containing protein produces the protein MKVRSHRLEVIIPEPLTLTVSLRGSREVKDTYQLIRLTGLLDAFSEPAFKKVIGKCVEDGPINVILDLSTIDFVDSSGLGVLVQMAKKTQTLSGTLQIITNARVTQTVKLVRLDQFLSLQTSIDEALAKLDQTKKN, from the coding sequence ATTAAGGTACGTTCGCACCGCTTGGAGGTCATTATTCCTGAACCGCTAACCCTGACTGTGAGTTTACGAGGCAGCCGCGAAGTCAAGGACACCTATCAATTGATCCGCCTCACAGGTCTTCTAGACGCTTTCTCTGAGCCAGCCTTTAAAAAGGTCATTGGCAAATGCGTCGAAGATGGTCCTATCAACGTGATACTAGATCTGTCAACCATTGATTTTGTCGATAGCTCTGGACTTGGGGTTTTAGTGCAAATGGCAAAAAAAACTCAAACTTTGAGTGGCACTCTCCAGATTATTACCAACGCTAGAGTCACCCAAACTGTCAAATTGGTTCGCCTAGATCAGTTCCTATCGCTACAAACATCAATTGATGAAGCTCTAGCCAAGCTTGACCAGACTAAAAAAAACTAG
- a CDS encoding Mini-ribonuclease 3 → MSLSPTVNNIAEIPASALAYIGDAVYEMQMRLHYLLPPRTAKQYHQLVVSQVRAEQQARLLETIDLTDFESDLVRRGRNAAGSTPRKVDPKIYQSATGFEALIGYLYLTDRDRLDQIFTQLLSHIDNPAPP, encoded by the coding sequence ATGTCTCTTAGTCCAACAGTTAACAATATTGCTGAGATTCCAGCCTCGGCTCTCGCCTATATCGGAGATGCTGTTTATGAAATGCAAATGCGGTTGCATTATTTACTCCCGCCACGCACCGCAAAACAGTATCACCAACTCGTAGTTAGTCAAGTAAGAGCCGAGCAACAAGCAAGACTTCTCGAAACAATCGATCTCACAGACTTTGAGTCCGATCTGGTAAGACGTGGACGCAATGCTGCGGGATCTACACCACGTAAAGTTGATCCCAAGATTTACCAAAGTGCCACAGGATTTGAAGCTTTGATTGGTTATCTTTACTTAACCGATCGCGATCGCCTTGACCAAATTTTCACCCAGCTACTTAGCCACATCGATAACCCAGCGCCGCCATGA
- the rlmB gene encoding 23S rRNA (guanosine(2251)-2'-O)-methyltransferase RlmB translates to MTTQPRLKSKSDKNSDRDGERSYEKRSEKSFDKYSDKRSDNRSDSRSDRSTGKYSDKRSDSRSDSRPEKSARSFDKPYKSDKPYKSSDRSTDRNFDKRSDSRSDSSKYSGYAGKSDKYSDRRPEKSFDKPFEKRSDSSSEPRFERKFDKPVGKKFGDKFAEKKFGDKKFGDKKFGDKKFGDKKFERSDRPDRGSDRNFGDRPDRNFGDRKFDRDRNFGDHKVPNFERRSLPPVSRNVDPDGELGIVPPVHNPENPDIVYGRHAVEAVLQSDRSINRVWVTARLRYAPDFLPLIDEAKAAGAVVDEVDNTRLDRITDNGRHQGIAVQVSAYEYADLDELIVKAKEKSANPVIVIADGITDPHNLGAIIRSAAALGAQALVIPQRRAAGITATVAKVAAGTLEILPVARVVNLNRALEKIKEAGFWVYGTMAGTSESIHKAKFSGAIALVIGSEDEGLSLSVQKNCDFLVSIPLDGKVESLNASVATGMALYEIFRQRWVNTLNLNNLS, encoded by the coding sequence ATGACAACGCAACCCAGACTAAAATCCAAATCCGACAAGAATTCTGACCGAGACGGAGAGAGGAGTTACGAGAAACGCTCCGAGAAGTCTTTTGATAAATATTCCGATAAGCGATCTGATAATCGCTCTGACAGCAGATCCGATCGCAGCACGGGCAAATATAGCGATAAACGCTCTGATAGCCGATCCGATAGCCGTCCAGAAAAATCGGCAAGATCCTTTGACAAGCCCTACAAATCTGATAAGCCTTACAAGTCGTCAGATAGAAGCACAGATAGAAATTTTGACAAGCGCTCCGACAGCCGATCTGACTCCTCTAAATATTCAGGATACGCAGGTAAATCAGACAAATACTCAGATCGTCGCCCCGAAAAAAGTTTTGACAAACCTTTTGAAAAGCGCAGTGACTCATCATCCGAACCGAGATTTGAGCGCAAGTTTGACAAGCCTGTCGGCAAAAAGTTTGGTGACAAATTCGCCGAAAAGAAATTCGGTGATAAAAAGTTTGGCGATAAAAAGTTTGGAGACAAGAAGTTCGGCGATAAAAAGTTTGAACGTAGCGATCGCCCTGATCGTGGCAGTGATCGTAATTTTGGCGATCGCCCTGATCGTAACTTTGGCGATCGCAAATTTGACCGCGATCGCAACTTCGGCGATCACAAAGTCCCAAACTTTGAGCGCCGCTCTTTGCCACCCGTCTCGCGCAATGTTGATCCCGATGGTGAACTAGGAATTGTGCCACCCGTTCATAATCCTGAAAATCCTGACATTGTGTATGGTCGTCATGCTGTTGAAGCAGTATTACAAAGCGATCGCAGCATTAATCGCGTTTGGGTAACGGCAAGATTGCGTTATGCACCAGATTTTTTACCACTGATTGACGAAGCTAAGGCTGCGGGAGCAGTCGTTGATGAAGTCGATAATACAAGACTGGATCGCATTACGGATAATGGCAGACATCAAGGTATCGCCGTTCAAGTTTCTGCTTACGAATATGCTGATCTTGATGAGTTGATTGTCAAAGCTAAGGAAAAATCGGCTAATCCTGTCATTGTGATCGCAGATGGTATCACCGATCCCCATAATTTGGGAGCAATTATTCGCAGTGCTGCTGCTCTCGGAGCGCAAGCCTTAGTAATTCCCCAGCGCCGTGCCGCAGGAATTACAGCCACCGTTGCCAAAGTCGCCGCAGGTACATTAGAGATTTTGCCCGTCGCTCGTGTTGTCAATCTCAATCGCGCCCTTGAAAAAATCAAAGAAGCGGGTTTCTGGGTTTATGGAACCATGGCAGGGACAAGCGAATCTATTCACAAAGCCAAATTCTCAGGGGCGATCGCTTTAGTGATTGGCTCAGAAGATGAAGGATTGAGTCTCTCAGTTCAAAAGAACTGTGACTTTCTCGTTTCTATACCTTTAGATGGAAAAGTGGAAAGCCTGAATGCATCTGTAGCCACAGGAATGGCTCTGTATGAGATTTTTAGACAACGTTGGGTGAATACGTTAAACCTGAACAATTTGTCTTAA
- a CDS encoding DUF1816 domain-containing protein: MGGNLFKNIFTSILETFGLAVWIEIVTDSPHCTYYFGPFTSAAEAESAKVGYIEDLEAEGSKGLAITVKRCKPENLTVYDDSLDFKFDRFLVFSGQT, encoded by the coding sequence ATGGGTGGTAATTTGTTTAAGAACATTTTCACATCAATTCTCGAAACATTTGGTTTGGCTGTGTGGATCGAAATTGTTACCGATTCACCTCACTGCACTTATTACTTTGGTCCTTTTACGAGCGCGGCTGAGGCTGAATCAGCCAAGGTCGGTTATATAGAAGATTTGGAAGCCGAAGGTTCTAAGGGGCTTGCTATTACTGTAAAGCGCTGTAAGCCTGAAAACCTTACTGTTTATGATGATTCACTGGATTTTAAGTTTGACCGTTTTCTTGTATTTAGCGGTCAAACCTAA
- the msrA gene encoding peptide-methionine (S)-S-oxide reductase MsrA, translated as MLFGLGKKLTLPTASEALPGRNSAIPTASHHFVNGKALKPPFPEGMETAVFGLGCFWGAERKFWQQKGIYVTAVGYAAGLTPNPTYEEVCSGRTGHNEVVLVVFDPKVISYADLLKVFWESHNPTQGMQQGNDKGTQYRSGIYVYNDVQRKLAEDSREVYQDALKASGMKQGITTEIRDAGDFYYAEGYHQQYLAKNPGGYCGLGGTNVCYPPTAAVS; from the coding sequence ATGTTATTTGGACTTGGCAAAAAGTTAACACTTCCAACTGCAAGTGAAGCACTTCCTGGAAGAAATTCGGCAATTCCTACAGCCTCTCACCATTTTGTCAATGGGAAAGCCTTGAAACCACCTTTTCCCGAAGGTATGGAAACTGCTGTTTTTGGTTTAGGCTGTTTTTGGGGAGCAGAGCGTAAGTTTTGGCAACAAAAGGGAATCTATGTAACAGCTGTGGGTTATGCCGCAGGGCTAACTCCTAATCCAACCTATGAGGAAGTCTGTTCGGGTAGGACGGGACACAATGAGGTTGTGTTAGTTGTATTTGATCCCAAGGTGATTAGTTATGCTGATTTGCTGAAAGTTTTTTGGGAATCCCATAACCCCACCCAAGGAATGCAGCAGGGCAATGATAAGGGTACGCAGTATCGTTCAGGTATTTATGTGTACAACGATGTCCAACGCAAACTTGCGGAAGATTCGCGAGAAGTCTATCAGGATGCTCTTAAGGCTTCAGGAATGAAGCAGGGTATTACGACAGAAATTCGTGATGCTGGTGATTTTTATTATGCTGAGGGTTACCATCAGCAGTATCTCGCCAAAAATCCAGGTGGCTATTGTGGGCTAGGTGGTACAAATGTTTGTTATCCGCCTACTGCCGCAGTTAGCTAA
- a CDS encoding glycosyltransferase family protein, giving the protein MINNPQPTNIFTDILILSNGPGELTTWVYPFLKALAIEQQRSPETLAKIRISIALSPCQNASGKEAQLAQSFPNVERVLPQEQFFDFLLWGRTPNWEWAKQGIVIFLGGDQFFTVAIAKRLGYKTLIYAEWEARWYRWADLFAVRNQAISDKIPAEFRQKSIVIGDLMVDRVETKSLSESGSTLRICFMPGSKGHKLQIGVPLVVAIADILKQKRPDLELAIALAPTTTTEGLAKFAQNSFPTDDSDGATATLIDENLVTAKGTVIKIHREFPAHALIQSSQLCITTVGANTAELAALNQPMIVLLPTNFVDMKVGWDGILGLLATAPVLGKFLRVLINSILITEIQKKGQLLAWPNIWAGAAIVPELLGDLTPTQVATEILFYLDHPDELTKMRDRLKQVCGQAGAATKLAEMVIKTL; this is encoded by the coding sequence ATGATTAACAATCCTCAACCCACAAATATTTTCACAGATATTTTAATTCTGTCGAATGGGCCTGGGGAGTTAACGACATGGGTATATCCTTTCCTCAAGGCTTTGGCAATCGAGCAGCAGCGATCGCCTGAAACCCTAGCAAAAATTCGCATCTCGATCGCCCTCTCGCCTTGTCAGAACGCCAGTGGAAAAGAGGCGCAACTCGCCCAAAGCTTTCCTAATGTTGAGCGAGTATTGCCACAGGAGCAGTTTTTTGATTTCTTATTGTGGGGTCGAACCCCTAACTGGGAATGGGCAAAACAAGGAATTGTGATTTTTTTAGGCGGGGATCAATTTTTTACGGTAGCGATCGCCAAGCGTCTAGGTTACAAAACTTTAATCTATGCAGAATGGGAAGCTAGATGGTATCGCTGGGCGGATTTATTCGCTGTGCGTAATCAAGCGATCTCCGACAAGATCCCAGCAGAATTTCGTCAAAAATCAATAGTTATCGGAGATTTGATGGTTGATCGGGTAGAAACAAAGTCACTAAGTGAGTCTGGCTCTACCTTACGAATTTGCTTTATGCCAGGTTCCAAAGGACATAAATTACAGATCGGTGTGCCTTTAGTGGTGGCGATCGCCGATATCCTCAAGCAAAAGCGTCCTGATCTGGAATTAGCAATTGCCTTAGCCCCAACCACTACCACAGAAGGCTTAGCGAAGTTTGCTCAAAATAGTTTTCCTACAGACGATAGTGATGGGGCAACCGCAACTTTGATCGATGAGAATTTAGTAACTGCTAAAGGCACAGTCATTAAGATTCATCGTGAATTCCCTGCCCATGCCCTCATCCAAAGCAGTCAATTGTGCATTACGACGGTTGGGGCAAATACTGCCGAGCTAGCAGCCCTCAACCAACCCATGATTGTTCTATTACCTACTAATTTTGTAGATATGAAGGTGGGATGGGACGGAATTTTAGGCTTACTAGCTACTGCACCAGTATTGGGTAAATTTCTCAGGGTTTTAATTAATTCCATCCTAATAACCGAAATTCAAAAAAAAGGTCAATTATTAGCTTGGCCGAATATTTGGGCAGGTGCAGCGATCGTGCCAGAACTTTTAGGGGATTTGACACCAACTCAAGTTGCCACGGAAATCTTGTTTTATCTTGATCACCCCGATGAACTAACAAAAATGCGCGATCGCTTAAAACAAGTATGTGGACAAGCGGGAGCAGCCACAAAGCTAGCGGAAATGGTGATAAAAACCCTTTAA
- the btpA gene encoding photosystem I biogenesis protein BtpA, whose product MDLSSLFDTPKPVIGVIHLLPLPTSPRWGSSLKEVIDRAEQEATALAAGGVHGIIVENFFDAPFTKDRVDPAVVSSMSLIVHRVKQMVGIPVGINVLRNDGHSALAIASCVGAKFIRVNVLMGVMATDQGIIEGDAYKLLRYRRELGSDVKIFADVLVKHAQPISVPQIAAAVHDTVHRGLADAVILSGWATGHAPTSEDLKEAKLACGDTPLLVGSGATWDNVPQLMEYADGVIVSSSLKRNGQIQQAIDPIRVSRFVDAVRLDIANKKNKHIAEQEILRSPPVSIG is encoded by the coding sequence GTGGATTTAAGTAGTTTATTTGATACACCAAAACCCGTGATCGGGGTCATTCATCTTTTGCCATTGCCTACTTCGCCGCGTTGGGGGAGCAGCCTTAAAGAGGTCATTGATCGAGCCGAACAGGAAGCAACTGCCCTTGCCGCAGGCGGAGTGCATGGAATTATCGTAGAGAATTTTTTTGATGCTCCGTTTACCAAAGATCGAGTTGATCCTGCGGTGGTCAGTTCCATGAGTCTGATTGTGCATCGTGTCAAACAGATGGTTGGCATTCCTGTTGGCATTAATGTGCTGCGGAATGATGGTCATAGTGCCTTAGCGATCGCCTCCTGTGTTGGTGCAAAGTTTATTCGCGTTAATGTCCTCATGGGCGTAATGGCAACCGATCAAGGCATTATCGAAGGGGATGCTTACAAGCTGCTCCGATATCGCCGTGAACTAGGTTCAGATGTGAAAATCTTTGCTGATGTTTTGGTAAAGCACGCTCAACCTATTTCTGTACCGCAGATCGCCGCCGCAGTTCACGATACTGTCCATCGCGGACTTGCCGATGCCGTAATTTTGTCGGGATGGGCGACAGGACATGCTCCAACTTCGGAGGATCTCAAGGAAGCAAAACTCGCTTGCGGAGATACGCCTCTATTGGTTGGTTCGGGCGCAACGTGGGATAACGTACCGCAATTAATGGAGTATGCTGACGGTGTGATTGTCTCTAGCTCTCTCAAGCGCAATGGTCAGATTCAACAGGCGATCGATCCAATTCGAGTCAGTCGTTTTGTCGATGCGGTACGGTTAGATATTGCCAATAAAAAAAATAAGCATATTGCTGAACAGGAAATATTGCGATCGCCACCAGTATCAATTGGATAA
- a CDS encoding vitamin K epoxide reductase family protein, which produces MSGTATRKRSEPWLHRWSRPAIVALTLFGFSLTTYLTVTHFFGQKTALCDVQGSGCDLVLSSEYAKIFGIPLTIFGALGYLTLGLLAGLPLILKKDDPKAQAQLKELANFLMFMVSSSTFVFSGYLMYLLASGSIGGQSQVCLYCISSAATMTAIWVLTVFGNTWKDVGNLFFTGSIVAIITLTATLGVYANQGKLAAQSNSYAGRLAQHLTATNAKMYGAYWCSHCDNQKRKFGEAQKLIPYIECDANGVNPQTALCQQKGIKGFPTWEINGKLLSGERSLDELANESGYTGARN; this is translated from the coding sequence TTGTCAGGAACAGCTACAAGAAAACGATCTGAGCCTTGGTTGCATCGGTGGTCGCGCCCTGCGATCGTCGCTTTGACCCTATTTGGCTTTTCTCTAACAACTTATTTGACCGTAACTCACTTCTTTGGTCAAAAAACCGCCCTCTGTGATGTCCAAGGCAGCGGTTGTGATTTAGTGCTAAGCAGTGAGTATGCCAAGATTTTTGGAATCCCCTTAACGATTTTTGGCGCTCTAGGTTATCTCACTTTAGGACTTTTGGCGGGATTGCCATTGATCTTAAAGAAGGATGATCCCAAGGCGCAAGCGCAACTCAAGGAACTAGCGAATTTCTTGATGTTCATGGTTTCATCGTCAACATTTGTGTTTAGTGGATACCTGATGTATCTATTAGCCTCAGGCAGTATCGGTGGCCAGTCGCAGGTTTGCCTCTATTGCATTTCCTCAGCCGCCACCATGACCGCCATTTGGGTGTTAACAGTATTTGGGAATACTTGGAAAGATGTAGGTAATCTTTTCTTTACAGGCTCGATTGTGGCGATCATTACGCTTACTGCAACTCTTGGTGTTTACGCAAACCAAGGTAAACTCGCAGCCCAGAGTAACTCCTATGCAGGACGACTAGCCCAGCACTTAACCGCAACCAATGCAAAAATGTATGGTGCTTATTGGTGTTCACATTGTGACAATCAAAAGAGAAAGTTTGGTGAAGCCCAAAAGCTGATTCCCTACATTGAATGTGATGCTAATGGTGTAAATCCGCAAACTGCCCTATGTCAACAAAAGGGAATTAAAGGATTTCCCACTTGGGAAATTAATGGCAAGCTACTTTCTGGAGAACGAAGTTTAGATGAGTTAGCAAATGAGTCTGGCTACACAGGCGCTCGCAACTAA
- a CDS encoding transporter substrate-binding domain-containing protein, protein MRKAQSNTFAQTMIAVIALFAGGNYLKVIQPDHSAIAAETNSAITPDINTLDKIKKRGKLVIGVKDNLYPLGFRDRSGNLAGLEIDIARELAKELNFPVELVPLKNRDRLAALQNNQIDLAIAQITVTNNRSRLIDFSLPYYTDSTIVIAKRSTTFQELSQPSAIGVLKNSAAIAVIQSQFPKAAIIGASSYADGLDALQSGKVKAFVGDRTSLTQWLKEHPDFAIIGQPLAVHSLAIALPRGLQHLDLRDRVFDIVEKWRKNGWLKERANFWGL, encoded by the coding sequence GTGAGAAAAGCTCAAAGTAATACTTTTGCCCAAACAATGATCGCCGTGATCGCCTTATTTGCTGGCGGGAATTATCTTAAGGTGATTCAGCCCGATCATTCGGCGATCGCTGCCGAAACCAACTCAGCCATCACCCCAGACATAAATACTCTCGATAAAATTAAAAAACGTGGCAAGTTAGTTATTGGGGTCAAAGATAATTTGTATCCCTTAGGATTTCGCGATCGCAGTGGTAACTTAGCAGGCTTAGAAATTGATATTGCCCGTGAGTTAGCCAAAGAGCTAAATTTCCCCGTTGAATTAGTGCCACTAAAAAATCGAGATCGCCTAGCAGCATTACAAAATAATCAAATTGACTTAGCGATCGCCCAAATCACAGTTACCAATAATCGTTCGCGGCTGATAGATTTTTCATTGCCCTATTACACCGATAGCACTATTGTGATCGCTAAGCGCAGCACAACCTTTCAAGAACTAAGCCAACCTTCAGCGATCGGGGTTCTCAAAAATTCGGCAGCGATCGCGGTGATTCAATCGCAATTCCCCAAGGCGGCGATCATTGGCGCAAGTTCCTATGCGGATGGTTTAGATGCTCTGCAATCGGGCAAAGTCAAAGCTTTTGTGGGCGATCGCACTAGTCTTACTCAATGGCTTAAGGAGCATCCTGATTTTGCAATCATTGGGCAACCCCTTGCCGTACATAGTTTAGCGATCGCCTTGCCGCGAGGATTGCAACATTTAGACTTACGCGATCGGGTATTTGATATTGTCGAAAAATGGCGTAAAAATGGCTGGCTAAAAGAAAGAGCAAATTTTTGGGGCTTATAA
- the rplT gene encoding 50S ribosomal protein L20 translates to MTRVKRGNVARKRRNKVLKLAKGFRGSHSKLFRTANQQVMKALRNAYRDRRKKKRDFRSLWITRINAAARQQGLSYSKFAGLLKKANIDINRKMLSQIAILDPQAFTAIVEKAKAVV, encoded by the coding sequence ATGACGAGAGTAAAACGCGGTAACGTAGCTAGAAAGCGCCGCAACAAAGTACTAAAATTAGCCAAGGGCTTTCGCGGATCGCACTCTAAGCTGTTCCGCACTGCTAACCAGCAGGTAATGAAAGCTCTGCGTAATGCCTACCGCGATCGCCGCAAGAAGAAGCGCGATTTCCGTAGTCTCTGGATTACCCGTATTAATGCTGCGGCTCGCCAACAAGGTTTGAGCTACAGCAAGTTTGCAGGGCTGCTCAAGAAAGCAAATATCGACATCAATCGTAAGATGCTTTCTCAAATTGCCATTCTCGATCCCCAAGCATTTACGGCGATCGTAGAGAAAGCTAAAGCTGTTGTATAA
- the rpmI gene encoding 50S ribosomal protein L35, with amino-acid sequence MPKLKTRKSAAKRFKVTGSGKFARRHAGRNHLLEHKPTVRKSRLGKMAIVDETDNDRVSAMMPYA; translated from the coding sequence GTGCCTAAGCTCAAAACTCGTAAATCTGCCGCCAAGCGATTCAAGGTGACGGGTAGCGGCAAGTTTGCTCGCCGCCACGCTGGTCGCAACCACCTACTAGAGCATAAGCCCACTGTTCGCAAGAGCAGATTGGGTAAGATGGCTATAGTTGATGAGACTGATAATGACAGAGTAAGCGCAATGATGCCTTACGCCTAA
- the lpxB gene encoding lipid-A-disaccharide synthase — translation MESSSEIKIKRRVFISTGEVSGDWHGAILIEALHERAVLRNIELEIVGLGGDRMVATGARILGNTVGIGSIGAVEALPYILPTLKVQRDAKKWLKTSPPDVAVLIDYMMPNQGIGYYAKRTLKIPVIYYIAPQEWVWSFNDKNTKAIAAFTDKLLAIFPQEAVYYEKQGTNVQWVGHPFVDLMAKIPDRIESRKQLGIAADDLVVTLLPASRTQELRSVMPIILKAAKIIQNKLPHVKFWLPLSLERYRPEVEKLLKEYDIKATIISAQSQIAISAADLVLSKSGTVNLETALLNVPQVILYRVSAITAWIARNIIKLKLPFISPVNLVNMESVVPEFVQDAAIPEAIAESALDLLINPQARQTMLDGYIRVRESLGEKGAINRVADSILDYL, via the coding sequence ATGGAATCTAGTTCAGAAATTAAGATCAAACGCCGTGTGTTTATCAGTACAGGGGAAGTTTCAGGCGACTGGCATGGGGCAATTTTGATTGAAGCTCTACATGAGCGAGCCGTCCTTAGAAATATCGAATTAGAGATCGTCGGGCTTGGTGGCGATCGCATGGTAGCAACAGGAGCGAGAATCCTCGGCAATACAGTTGGTATTGGTTCCATTGGTGCGGTTGAAGCCCTGCCCTATATTTTGCCCACACTCAAGGTGCAGCGAGATGCTAAAAAATGGTTGAAGACTTCTCCTCCTGATGTGGCGGTTTTAATTGACTACATGATGCCCAATCAAGGAATTGGTTATTATGCCAAGCGCACTTTAAAGATTCCAGTCATCTACTACATTGCACCTCAAGAATGGGTGTGGTCTTTTAATGACAAAAATACTAAGGCGATCGCTGCTTTTACCGATAAGCTATTAGCGATTTTCCCCCAAGAAGCAGTTTATTACGAGAAGCAAGGCACAAATGTGCAATGGGTCGGACATCCTTTTGTAGATCTGATGGCAAAGATTCCCGATCGCATTGAATCTCGTAAACAACTTGGCATTGCCGCTGATGACTTGGTGGTAACTTTGCTTCCCGCTTCTCGAACTCAAGAACTGCGATCTGTCATGCCGATTATTCTCAAAGCAGCGAAGATCATCCAAAACAAGTTACCTCATGTCAAATTTTGGTTGCCGCTATCCCTAGAGCGCTATCGCCCCGAAGTTGAGAAGTTGCTTAAGGAATATGACATCAAAGCTACGATTATTTCGGCTCAGTCACAAATTGCGATTAGTGCTGCTGACTTGGTATTGAGCAAATCTGGAACTGTCAATCTAGAAACGGCTCTTCTCAATGTGCCACAGGTAATTTTATATCGAGTTAGTGCGATTACGGCTTGGATTGCCCGCAATATTATCAAGCTGAAATTACCGTTTATTTCGCCCGTGAATTTGGTCAATATGGAATCAGTCGTGCCTGAGTTTGTTCAAGATGCGGCGATTCCCGAAGCGATCGCGGAGTCTGCTTTAGATCTATTAATCAATCCTCAAGCAAGGCAAACTATGCTCGATGGATATATCAGAGTAAGGGAAAGTTTGGGAGAGAAAGGAGCGATTAACCGCGTTGCTGATTCTATTCTTGATTATCTATAG